One region of Pseudoalteromonas galatheae genomic DNA includes:
- a CDS encoding acyl-CoA thioesterase has translation MSFKVDFKVRDYECDLQGIVNNSVYFNYLEHARHEFLLANNVDFAALAEQKINLVVIRSEMNYRGSLRPGDEFYVEVALERESKVKFAFKQKVIRAYDNKLMLDAIVTGTSLNERGRPFLPEAITHLFEEQQFVK, from the coding sequence ATGAGTTTTAAAGTTGATTTTAAAGTCCGAGACTACGAGTGTGACTTACAAGGTATCGTGAATAACAGTGTATATTTTAATTATTTAGAGCATGCAAGACATGAGTTTTTATTAGCGAATAACGTTGACTTTGCTGCACTTGCAGAGCAAAAAATAAACTTAGTCGTTATTCGTAGTGAAATGAATTATCGAGGCTCACTACGACCAGGCGATGAATTTTACGTAGAAGTTGCGCTTGAGCGCGAGAGCAAAGTTAAATTTGCCTTTAAACAAAAAGTAATCAGAGCGTATGACAATAAACTGATGTTAGATGCTATTGTCACCGGCACGTCACTCAACGAGCGTGGTAGGCCGTTTTTACCTGAGGCTATTACTCATTTATTTGAAGAGCAGCAATTTGTGAAATAG
- a CDS encoding META domain-containing protein — protein MKFISIIGAIMALSGCISTGKVDTEALKYSAWQLQSINGQNIAQLQSDVRLGEKPIDIRFIDALQVNGFAGCNRFFGEGEIVEGQLKVKNLGMTRKYCGEEIAQVESQLINQLQIGVLLEVNANKLTLKGKPQFSFIKQ, from the coding sequence ATGAAATTCATCAGCATAATCGGCGCAATAATGGCGCTCAGTGGATGTATATCGACAGGGAAGGTAGACACGGAAGCGCTTAAGTATTCCGCTTGGCAGTTACAGAGTATCAACGGCCAAAATATTGCGCAGTTACAATCAGACGTCAGACTTGGTGAAAAGCCTATTGATATTCGCTTTATTGATGCGCTGCAAGTCAATGGTTTTGCGGGTTGTAATCGCTTTTTTGGTGAAGGCGAAATTGTCGAAGGGCAGCTAAAAGTTAAAAACTTAGGCATGACGCGTAAGTACTGTGGTGAAGAAATCGCTCAGGTTGAGTCGCAGCTTATTAACCAATTACAAATTGGTGTCTTGCTTGAAGTGAATGCTAATAAGTTGACCTTGAAAGGAAAACCTCAGTTTAGTTTTATTAAACAATAA
- the thiC gene encoding phosphomethylpyrimidine synthase ThiC, whose amino-acid sequence MSNNSSKLSRREARAAAAEFIHNLKGQPFPNSHKVYVEGEQTGVRVGMREITLSDSFVGGTEENPVFESNDPIRVYDTSGPYTDPEVPVDVRAGLPKFRAQWIVERDDTEMLESVTSQFSQQRMADEGLDHIRFEHLPKIRRAKAGKNVTQMHYARQGIVTPEMEYVAIRENMGRAKLREELLAQQHKGQSFGASIPEFITPEFVRDEIARGRAVLPNNINHPETEPMIIGRNFLVKVNANIGNSSVTSSIEEEVEKMVWSTRWGADTVMDLSTGRYIHETREWVVRNSPVPIGTVPIYQALEKVNGVAEDLTWEIFRDTLIEQAEQGVDYFTIHAGVLLRYVPMTAKRVTGIVSRGGSIMAKWCLAHHKENFLYTHFEEICEILKQYDVCFSLGDGLRPGSIADANDEAQFSELRTLGELTKLAWKHDVQVFIEGPGHVPMHMIKENMEEQLKHCDEAPFYTLGPLTTDIAPGYDHFTSGIGAAQIAWYGCAMLCYVTPKEHLGLPNKEDVKEGLITYKIAAHAADLAKGHPGAQVRDNALSKARFEFRWHDQFNLGLDPERAREYHDETLPQESGKVAHFCSMCGPKFCSMKITQDVRDYAKELEARGIDPNNVGEEISIKMVDVEAEMKAKSEEFKQSGSELYHKAI is encoded by the coding sequence ATGTCAAACAATAGTAGCAAGCTAAGTCGTCGTGAAGCGCGAGCAGCCGCGGCAGAATTTATCCATAATCTTAAAGGCCAACCTTTTCCAAACTCACATAAAGTTTATGTGGAGGGCGAACAAACAGGCGTACGCGTTGGTATGCGTGAAATCACGCTAAGTGATTCGTTTGTTGGTGGCACCGAAGAAAATCCGGTATTTGAATCAAACGACCCTATTCGTGTTTATGATACTTCAGGTCCATACACAGACCCTGAAGTACCGGTTGACGTTCGTGCTGGTCTTCCTAAATTTAGAGCGCAGTGGATAGTTGAGCGCGATGATACCGAAATGCTAGAGTCGGTGACGTCACAGTTTTCCCAGCAGCGTATGGCGGATGAAGGACTTGATCATATTCGCTTTGAACATTTACCTAAAATTCGCCGTGCCAAGGCGGGTAAAAATGTCACACAAATGCACTACGCCCGCCAAGGCATAGTGACACCTGAAATGGAATATGTGGCGATCCGTGAAAATATGGGACGCGCTAAGTTGCGTGAAGAATTGCTGGCGCAGCAACACAAAGGCCAATCGTTTGGAGCCAGTATTCCTGAGTTTATTACGCCTGAATTTGTCCGTGATGAAATTGCTCGTGGTCGTGCTGTACTGCCAAACAATATCAATCACCCTGAGACTGAGCCGATGATCATTGGACGTAACTTCTTAGTAAAAGTTAACGCCAATATTGGTAACTCATCAGTGACCTCCTCTATCGAAGAAGAAGTAGAAAAAATGGTATGGTCGACCCGTTGGGGTGCAGATACCGTAATGGATCTGTCGACAGGGCGCTACATTCATGAAACTCGCGAGTGGGTGGTACGTAACTCTCCCGTGCCAATCGGTACGGTTCCAATCTATCAGGCACTAGAAAAAGTCAATGGCGTTGCCGAAGACCTTACGTGGGAGATCTTCCGCGATACCTTGATTGAGCAAGCTGAGCAAGGCGTGGATTACTTTACTATCCACGCGGGAGTACTACTGCGTTACGTGCCGATGACGGCAAAACGCGTGACCGGTATTGTGTCTCGCGGTGGTTCAATTATGGCGAAGTGGTGTTTAGCGCATCACAAAGAAAACTTCCTCTATACGCACTTTGAAGAAATCTGTGAAATCTTAAAACAGTATGATGTTTGTTTCTCATTGGGTGATGGTTTGCGTCCGGGTTCTATTGCCGATGCCAATGATGAAGCGCAATTTAGCGAACTGCGTACCCTTGGTGAGTTAACCAAGCTTGCGTGGAAACACGATGTTCAGGTCTTTATTGAAGGCCCAGGACATGTGCCGATGCATATGATCAAAGAGAATATGGAAGAGCAGCTAAAGCACTGCGATGAAGCACCGTTTTACACGCTTGGCCCACTCACTACCGATATCGCTCCGGGCTATGATCACTTTACTTCAGGGATTGGTGCGGCGCAAATTGCTTGGTATGGCTGTGCGATGCTGTGCTATGTGACACCAAAAGAACACTTAGGCTTACCGAATAAAGAAGATGTAAAAGAAGGCCTGATCACCTACAAAATAGCGGCGCATGCAGCGGATCTGGCGAAAGGCCACCCGGGCGCTCAAGTTCGTGACAATGCGCTGTCTAAAGCGCGCTTTGAGTTTCGCTGGCACGACCAATTTAATCTCGGTCTAGATCCAGAGCGTGCTCGAGAATATCACGATGAGACCTTGCCGCAAGAGTCGGGCAAAGTCGCTCACTTCTGCTCTATGTGTGGTCCAAAATTCTGCTCAATGAAGATCACTCAGGATGTGCGTGACTATGCAAAAGAATTAGAAGCGCGAGGTATTGATCCTAATAATGTAGGTGAAGAGATCAGCATTAAAATGGTGGATGTTGAAGCCGAGATGAAAGCAAAATCAGAAGAGTTTAAGCAGTCGGGCTCTGAGCTTTACCACAAAGCGATATAA
- a CDS encoding FAD-dependent oxidoreductase produces the protein MSTQARVAILGFGLTGRIAALMLAERYQISVFEQAKQGTESSAGSVAAAMLAPLAESVICDEALALQGLESMKLWPQLLAKLESSVFFQQQGSLIVAHGQDRGDLVSFQQRLKPLQDHSAEVVNGARIAQLEPELGGVFHQGLYLPCEGQLDNQAFYQSSTATLMKQGVEINYAVHCDEAKKAQLSQAYDWVIDCRGLGAKATCNGLRGVRGEVARIYAPEVTLTRPVRLMHPRYPIYIAPKPDHQFVIGATEIESQDNDEITVRSTLELLSAAYSVHRGFAEARVLSLLAGLRPAFKDNHPKIEQQGNVISINGLYRHGYLLAPLIVKQALSKELL, from the coding sequence ATGTCTACTCAAGCACGTGTTGCTATCTTGGGTTTTGGCTTAACAGGGCGTATCGCTGCATTGATGCTCGCTGAGCGTTATCAAATCAGCGTATTTGAACAAGCAAAGCAAGGTACTGAGAGCTCAGCAGGTAGTGTGGCGGCGGCCATGTTAGCGCCGTTGGCTGAGTCTGTGATATGCGATGAGGCGTTGGCACTGCAGGGGCTGGAGTCCATGAAACTCTGGCCACAATTACTGGCTAAACTGGAAAGCTCAGTATTTTTCCAGCAGCAAGGCTCCCTTATTGTGGCGCATGGCCAAGACCGTGGTGATTTAGTGAGTTTTCAGCAGCGCTTAAAGCCGTTACAAGATCATAGCGCGGAAGTGGTGAATGGTGCTCGGATCGCGCAATTGGAACCAGAACTTGGTGGTGTGTTCCATCAAGGTTTGTATTTACCTTGCGAAGGCCAGCTTGATAATCAGGCGTTTTATCAAAGTAGTACGGCAACATTGATGAAGCAAGGGGTAGAGATTAACTACGCTGTCCATTGTGATGAAGCGAAAAAGGCGCAGCTTAGTCAAGCGTATGATTGGGTGATTGACTGTCGCGGTCTTGGCGCGAAAGCCACGTGTAATGGGCTTCGTGGCGTGCGCGGCGAAGTGGCGAGAATTTATGCCCCAGAAGTGACCTTGACCCGACCTGTGCGCTTGATGCACCCAAGATACCCCATTTACATTGCGCCAAAACCAGATCATCAGTTTGTTATTGGTGCGACGGAAATTGAGTCGCAAGATAATGATGAGATAACGGTACGTTCTACACTCGAATTACTCTCTGCTGCTTATTCGGTTCATCGTGGGTTTGCCGAAGCGCGAGTATTGTCTTTATTAGCAGGACTTAGACCTGCGTTTAAAGATAATCACCCCAAAATTGAACAGCAAGGTAATGTGATCAGTATCAATGGCCTATATAGACACGGTTATTTGCTAGCACCGCTTATCGTGAAACAAGCACTATCTAAGGAGTTATTATGA
- the thiS gene encoding sulfur carrier protein ThiS, which produces MKVEFNGETININREQNIQEFIEARGAKPPFAVALNGTFVSRTELPSVTLSDGDKIELLSPIQGG; this is translated from the coding sequence ATGAAAGTCGAATTTAATGGCGAAACGATTAATATCAACCGCGAGCAAAATATTCAGGAATTTATTGAAGCCAGAGGTGCCAAACCGCCTTTTGCCGTCGCGCTTAATGGTACTTTTGTTTCCCGTACGGAGCTGCCAAGCGTGACATTGAGCGACGGTGATAAGATTGAGCTTTTATCACCAATTCAAGGGGGATAA
- a CDS encoding thiazole synthase, with the protein MQSMTDTKLTIYGEQFTSRMLIGSALYPSPEVMQGAIATSGAEIVTVSLRRQQTKQAGDDFWSLIKEMELRVLPNTAGCHSVKEAVTLAQMCREVFATDWIKLELIGDEYNLQPDPIALLEATEILIKEGFKVLPYCTDDLVLCQRLDALGCEVLMPWGAPIGTGKGLLNPYNLQTIRTRLPHQTLIVDAGLGLPSHACQALELGYDAVLLNSAVAGAGCPITMAKAFEASTVAGRLSYLAKAMPQKEVASPSTPTLGMPFWHAN; encoded by the coding sequence ATGCAGTCTATGACTGATACTAAGCTCACTATTTATGGTGAACAATTTACTAGCCGCATGCTAATTGGCTCGGCACTTTATCCTTCTCCAGAGGTAATGCAGGGGGCTATCGCCACCTCGGGTGCTGAAATTGTTACTGTGTCGCTGAGACGCCAGCAAACTAAGCAGGCGGGTGATGACTTTTGGTCGCTTATCAAAGAGATGGAACTACGAGTCTTACCAAACACAGCTGGTTGTCATAGCGTAAAAGAAGCGGTGACTTTGGCGCAGATGTGCCGGGAAGTGTTTGCCACTGATTGGATTAAACTTGAACTTATTGGCGATGAATATAACTTGCAGCCAGACCCAATTGCATTGCTCGAAGCCACCGAAATCTTGATAAAAGAAGGGTTTAAAGTATTGCCTTACTGCACTGATGATTTGGTGCTATGTCAGCGTTTGGATGCGCTTGGATGTGAAGTTTTAATGCCATGGGGCGCGCCAATTGGTACGGGAAAAGGGCTGTTAAATCCATATAACCTACAAACCATTCGCACACGTTTGCCCCATCAAACCTTGATTGTGGACGCGGGACTCGGCTTGCCGTCTCATGCTTGCCAAGCACTTGAGCTAGGTTATGATGCCGTACTATTAAATTCGGCAGTGGCAGGGGCGGGTTGTCCTATCACCATGGCAAAAGCGTTTGAAGCCAGCACGGTTGCAGGGCGCCTGTCTTATTTGGCAAAAGCAATGCCACAAAAAGAGGTGGCATCACCTTCTACGCCAACCTTAGGCATGCCTTTTTGGCACGCAAACTAA